One genomic region from Apodemus sylvaticus chromosome 1, mApoSyl1.1, whole genome shotgun sequence encodes:
- the Spty2d1 gene encoding protein SPT2 homolog isoform X1 gives MDFREILLIASKGQGVNHVPKRYSLAVGPPKKDPKVKGVQSAAVQAFLRRKEEELRQKALEEKKRKEELVKKRIELKHDKKARAMAKRTKDNFHGYDGIPIEEKTKKKQAVESHLNQRTDQEYNVEEEDFIEYSQGELDQDYEEEQEPPKVENKPKAPLKSAPSPMNFTDLLRLAEKKQFEPVEIKAVKKAEDRPLTAEELREREFLERKHRKKKPEPDAKLPPPVSKRAPSHKDSMGTKPSKGAGDRQLASKGLPFPPAEKKFRPSTASEKQVALSSSKSLPGERTKVGSGSSAQPLLREGHNRPVFNGVGKPHPSTCSPSVPKTTSASGTQKSASEHKAKKSLPPHPSHSKPGPTVPSHNKAKGPGVKQPGSSSGSAPVQPSPGIARPTLSSGPVPRRQNGSSNSGPEQASGSGVRKLASSPHPSGRTLNGTNGPGRPASSSSGPGRPISGSAASGRPVGSSGGPGQPVNSPRDLRRPMNNLGSPGRPVSGPGRSISGPTPAGRAVSSGPGRPASSLGPGRAVSNPGLPTRPKCTVVSETISSKNIISRSSNGQINGMKPLLSGYRSAQGPQRLPFPTSYKRPREYEYYDDDDEYDSEMDDFIEDEGEPQEEISKHIREIFGYDRKKYKDESDYALRYMESSWKEQQKEEAKSLRLGMQEDLEEMRREEEEMKRRKAKKMKRH, from the exons AAAAGGTACAGCTTGGCAGTGGGGCCTCCGAAGAAAGACCCAAAAGTGAAAGGTGTCCAGTCAGCAGCTGTGCAGGCTTTCcttaggaggaaagaagaggagctCAGACAAAAAG ccttggaagagaaaaaaaggaaagaggaactAGTGAAAAAGCGAATTGAGCTCAAACATGACAAAAAAGCAAGAGCTATGGCCAAGAGgacaaaggacaattttcatgGTTACGATGGAATTCCTATTgaggaaaagacaaagaagaagcaGGCGGTGGAGAGCCACCTGAACCAGAGGACTGACCAGGAGTATAatgtggaggaggaggacttCATCGAATATAGTCAGGGCGAGCTGGACCAGGACTATGAGGAGGAGCAAGAGCCTCCCAAGGTTGAAAACAAACCAAAGGCCCCCCTTAAAAGTGCCCCATCGCCTATGAACTTCACTGACTTACTGAGGCTGGCTGAGAAGAAGCAGTTTGAACCCGTGGAGATCAAGGCGGTGAAGAAAGCAGAAGATCGGCCCCTGACTGCAGAGGAACTAAGGGAGCGAGAGTTTCTTGAACGAAAGCATAGGAAAAAGAAACCTGAACCCGATGCCAAACTACCTCCACCTGTGTCCAAAAGGGCGCCCTCTCATAAAGACAGCATGGGCACAAAGCCCAGCAAAGGTGCTGGGGACAGGCAGCTTGCTTCCAAAGGATTGCCCTTTCCTCCTGCTGAGAAGAAATTCAGACCCAGCACAGCCAGTGAGAAACAAGTAGCTTTGTCTTCATCCAAATCCCTGCCAGGAGAGAGGACCAAGGTAGGGTCTGGCAGTAGTGCCCAGCCCTTGCTTCGGGAGGGTCACAACAGGCCTGTCTTCAATGGGGTTGGAAAGCCCCACCCCAGCACCTGTTCACCAAGTGTCCCAAAGACGACTTCTGCTAGcgggactcagaaatctgcttctgAGCACAAAGCCAAAaaatctcttcctcctcatccgaGCCATTCCAAGCCTGGGCCCACAGTTCCCTCACACAACAAAGCTAAGGGTCCAGGTGTCAAGCAGCCAGGCAGCAGCTCTGGCTCCGCTCCTGTGCAGCCTAGCCCAGGGATAGCTCGACCCACACTTAGTTCTGGCCCTGTGCCCAGGCGCCAGAATGGCAGCTCCAACTCAGGACCTGAGCAGGCGTCAGGCAGCGGGGTCAGAAAGCTGGCCAGCAGTCCACATCCCTCTGGACGCACACTCAACGGCACAAATGGTCCCGGGCGACCCGCAAGCAGCTCAAGTGGCCCTGGGCGACCCATCAGTGGGTCTGCTGCTTCTGGGAGACCTGTGGGCAGTTCTGGAGGTCCTGGGCAGCCTGTCAATAGTCCACGTGACCTTCGACGACCAATGAACAATCTAGGCTCTCCTGGGCGGCCAGTCAGTGGCCCTGGGAGATCCATAAGTGGTCCCACTCCAGCTGGACGAGCTGTCAGTTCAGGCCCTGGAAGACCAGCGAGCAGCTTAGGACCTGGACGAGCAGTTAGTAACCCAGGCCTCCCCACAAGGCCCAAATGCACTGTTGTGTCAGAAACAATTTCTTCGAAGAATATTATTAGTCGGTCAAGCAATGGACAGATAAATGGAATGAAGCCTCTCCTCTCTGGCTACAGATCTGCTCAAG GTCCTCAAAGGCTTCCCTTCCCTACCAGCTACAAAAGGCCTCGAGAGTATGaatattatgatgatgatgatgaatatgACTCAGAAATGGATGACTTCATCGAAGATGAAGGAGAACCTCAGGAAGAAATATCCAAGCACATTCGAGAAATCTTTGGCTATGACCGAAAAAA ATATAAAGATGAAAGTGACTATGCCTTACGTTACATGGAGAGCAGTTGGAAGGAGCAGCAGAAGGAGGAAGCCAAGAG TTTAAGACTAGGTATGCAAGAGGACTTAGAGGAAATGAGGCgagaagaggaggaaatgaaACGTCGAAAGGCCAAGAAGATGAAACGACACTAG
- the Spty2d1 gene encoding protein SPT2 homolog isoform X2 gives MAKRTKDNFHGYDGIPIEEKTKKKQAVESHLNQRTDQEYNVEEEDFIEYSQGELDQDYEEEQEPPKVENKPKAPLKSAPSPMNFTDLLRLAEKKQFEPVEIKAVKKAEDRPLTAEELREREFLERKHRKKKPEPDAKLPPPVSKRAPSHKDSMGTKPSKGAGDRQLASKGLPFPPAEKKFRPSTASEKQVALSSSKSLPGERTKVGSGSSAQPLLREGHNRPVFNGVGKPHPSTCSPSVPKTTSASGTQKSASEHKAKKSLPPHPSHSKPGPTVPSHNKAKGPGVKQPGSSSGSAPVQPSPGIARPTLSSGPVPRRQNGSSNSGPEQASGSGVRKLASSPHPSGRTLNGTNGPGRPASSSSGPGRPISGSAASGRPVGSSGGPGQPVNSPRDLRRPMNNLGSPGRPVSGPGRSISGPTPAGRAVSSGPGRPASSLGPGRAVSNPGLPTRPKCTVVSETISSKNIISRSSNGQINGMKPLLSGYRSAQGPQRLPFPTSYKRPREYEYYDDDDEYDSEMDDFIEDEGEPQEEISKHIREIFGYDRKKYKDESDYALRYMESSWKEQQKEEAKSLRLGMQEDLEEMRREEEEMKRRKAKKMKRH, from the exons ATGGCCAAGAGgacaaaggacaattttcatgGTTACGATGGAATTCCTATTgaggaaaagacaaagaagaagcaGGCGGTGGAGAGCCACCTGAACCAGAGGACTGACCAGGAGTATAatgtggaggaggaggacttCATCGAATATAGTCAGGGCGAGCTGGACCAGGACTATGAGGAGGAGCAAGAGCCTCCCAAGGTTGAAAACAAACCAAAGGCCCCCCTTAAAAGTGCCCCATCGCCTATGAACTTCACTGACTTACTGAGGCTGGCTGAGAAGAAGCAGTTTGAACCCGTGGAGATCAAGGCGGTGAAGAAAGCAGAAGATCGGCCCCTGACTGCAGAGGAACTAAGGGAGCGAGAGTTTCTTGAACGAAAGCATAGGAAAAAGAAACCTGAACCCGATGCCAAACTACCTCCACCTGTGTCCAAAAGGGCGCCCTCTCATAAAGACAGCATGGGCACAAAGCCCAGCAAAGGTGCTGGGGACAGGCAGCTTGCTTCCAAAGGATTGCCCTTTCCTCCTGCTGAGAAGAAATTCAGACCCAGCACAGCCAGTGAGAAACAAGTAGCTTTGTCTTCATCCAAATCCCTGCCAGGAGAGAGGACCAAGGTAGGGTCTGGCAGTAGTGCCCAGCCCTTGCTTCGGGAGGGTCACAACAGGCCTGTCTTCAATGGGGTTGGAAAGCCCCACCCCAGCACCTGTTCACCAAGTGTCCCAAAGACGACTTCTGCTAGcgggactcagaaatctgcttctgAGCACAAAGCCAAAaaatctcttcctcctcatccgaGCCATTCCAAGCCTGGGCCCACAGTTCCCTCACACAACAAAGCTAAGGGTCCAGGTGTCAAGCAGCCAGGCAGCAGCTCTGGCTCCGCTCCTGTGCAGCCTAGCCCAGGGATAGCTCGACCCACACTTAGTTCTGGCCCTGTGCCCAGGCGCCAGAATGGCAGCTCCAACTCAGGACCTGAGCAGGCGTCAGGCAGCGGGGTCAGAAAGCTGGCCAGCAGTCCACATCCCTCTGGACGCACACTCAACGGCACAAATGGTCCCGGGCGACCCGCAAGCAGCTCAAGTGGCCCTGGGCGACCCATCAGTGGGTCTGCTGCTTCTGGGAGACCTGTGGGCAGTTCTGGAGGTCCTGGGCAGCCTGTCAATAGTCCACGTGACCTTCGACGACCAATGAACAATCTAGGCTCTCCTGGGCGGCCAGTCAGTGGCCCTGGGAGATCCATAAGTGGTCCCACTCCAGCTGGACGAGCTGTCAGTTCAGGCCCTGGAAGACCAGCGAGCAGCTTAGGACCTGGACGAGCAGTTAGTAACCCAGGCCTCCCCACAAGGCCCAAATGCACTGTTGTGTCAGAAACAATTTCTTCGAAGAATATTATTAGTCGGTCAAGCAATGGACAGATAAATGGAATGAAGCCTCTCCTCTCTGGCTACAGATCTGCTCAAG GTCCTCAAAGGCTTCCCTTCCCTACCAGCTACAAAAGGCCTCGAGAGTATGaatattatgatgatgatgatgaatatgACTCAGAAATGGATGACTTCATCGAAGATGAAGGAGAACCTCAGGAAGAAATATCCAAGCACATTCGAGAAATCTTTGGCTATGACCGAAAAAA ATATAAAGATGAAAGTGACTATGCCTTACGTTACATGGAGAGCAGTTGGAAGGAGCAGCAGAAGGAGGAAGCCAAGAG TTTAAGACTAGGTATGCAAGAGGACTTAGAGGAAATGAGGCgagaagaggaggaaatgaaACGTCGAAAGGCCAAGAAGATGAAACGACACTAG
- the Misfa gene encoding putative transmembrane protein SPTY2D1OS: protein MIVLGWMLFVGLASYMGTFPEAMPPTLKWKERLPGRENKARRRIQALEEELLL from the exons ATGATCGTGCTGGGCTGGATGCTTTTCGTTGGCCTTGCGTCCTACATGGGCACATTTCCAGAGGCGATG CCTCCAACTCTAAAGTGGAAAGAGAGGCTGCCTGGTCGGGAGAACAAGGCACGGCGAAGGATCCAGGCTTTGGAGGAGGAGCTGCTGCTATGA